TTTTGGAGCCCTGGCCGAAAACGGAGGAGGATAGAGGGATAGGAAGGAGGAGATACGTCTGAATCCAGCAGCTCGCAGCAtcagagcaaaggaaaaatcacaCAGCCAGTCtgaaagccctgctgctctgcaataCATCAGCTCAGGGAAGCGGCATCCTTGCACTTTATGCACTAGTTAACGGGCTGCAAGCAGCCTCTACTTGTTTtaagctctctctctctctctcgctctcttaatctcatttctgttcagcgtgcgtgtgtgtgtgcgtgtgtgtgtgtgtgtagggggagGACTTTATTTCCATTGGCTAAGCTTTCGCTTCCCACCCACATCTCTTCCACATCACCTTGGTGTCTCCCTAAATAAAGCCAGCTCTTCTTATCGTGCCGAGGAAATCAAGAGCTAGAGTTTGAATggattttatataaatattttcccccATGAAGCTACTGCTGAGCTTGTAGGATAAACTCGCAGCAGCTAGTCTGAgactctccttctctttttctcccttataAGGGTTTAATTACTTTcaagaggggaagggagaagagggaagagatcTGGACCCCAGTTTTTGCTGGAGATTGACCCCAAAAAGCCAGGATTTAACCAACTCTCCCTCATGGATCTGAAGGACAGCACCAGTGAGGGCAGTATGGGGAGCCTGCAGCCTTCCAGCATCCAGATTTTTGCCAACACCTCCACGCTCCATGGGATCCGTCATGTTTTCGTCTATGGGCCAGTGACCATCCGTCGCCTGCTCTGGACCTTGGCCTTCGTGGGCTCACTGGGTCTCCTCCTGGTGGAGAGCTCAGACCGAGTGGCTTTCTACTTCTCCTACCAGCATGTGACCAAAGTGGATGAGGTAGTTGCAAACAGCCTGGTCTTCCCTGCTGTCACCATCTGTAACCTCAATGAGTTTCGCTTCTCCCGGCTCACCACCAATGACTTGTATCACGCTGGAGAGCTCCTGGCTTTGCTTGATGTCAACCTGCAGATCCCCAACCCTCACCTGGCTGACCCAGCTGTCTTAGCCATTCTCGAGGAAAAGGCCAACTTTAAGCAATACAAACCGAAAGTTTTCAACATGCAGGAGTTCCTGGCACGGGTTGGTCATGACCTGAAGGATATGATGCTGTACTGCAAATTCAAAGGCCAAGAGTGTAGCCATGAGGACTTCAAAACTGTGAGTATAAGCAGACCTGCTGCTCCTGTTCTCTTCTCTGGGCATGCAGACAGCAGTGGTGTTGCAGGTCCAAGGCAGCATTTGAAGTCACTGGCCAACCTGCACAGGCATGGTGCAATGAGTGAATTGTGTCTGCTGG
This genomic interval from Rhea pennata isolate bPtePen1 chromosome 26, bPtePen1.pri, whole genome shotgun sequence contains the following:
- the LOC134151077 gene encoding acid-sensing ion channel 2-like, producing the protein MDLKDSTSEGSMGSLQPSSIQIFANTSTLHGIRHVFVYGPVTIRRLLWTLAFVGSLGLLLVESSDRVAFYFSYQHVTKVDEVVANSLVFPAVTICNLNEFRFSRLTTNDLYHAGELLALLDVNLQIPNPHLADPAVLAILEEKANFKQYKPKVFNMQEFLARVGHDLKDMMLYCKFKGQECSHEDFKTVSISRPAAPVLFSGHADSSGVAGPRQHLKSLANLHRHGAMSELCLLDFGTAEKEEAAC